The DNA segment tgcaattccactaatgccaacataatttcttcgtctattcaaaagaatgttgtggctGATAGTGTCAAATGCAGTGCTAGGATCCAGTAGCACTAACAGAGATACAACAACGATCGGATGATAAgggcaggtcatttgtaactctgatgagcCGATTGCAAAATAAACCTTTACACGGTGATCAGTGCCCAACCCTCAGTCTGGAACATGGTGAAACTGGGTGAAGCAGGAAGCAAATATTCAAAGCAACTAAACCAACAAGCAAGTGTAATAACCAtatctgacaaacacacactgaacacagtCAGGTGGAATTCACTGAAGAAATGAATGACCACTACACCAACATAAACTCTGATTTAGAAGGAAATGTCAATTcagttgaataataataataataataataataataataataaagtaaactttAGTGAAAGCAGGGTCAAAAATTTTACCAATTTTTGCCCTAAAATTTGATTTTCAGGGACATTGTTTACCTTTGTTAGGGAATTTGAAGCTGCTCTTGACATGCACTTGACATGGCGTTTAAATTTGATTGCACAGGCTGTTTTATGCTGcttattttcatgtatttcatAATAGTTCATGTTGATTAATAGAAAGGTTTTTGTGTTTGGAGAACTGCCCCGTTGACTGGACATTGACTTCTTAAGCTCAACAGAAACGTGTGATTGCTTATAACACTCAACCTTGCAAACCATTCGTAAAAAaggaattagatttttttcttttttgcccttTTATCTCTGAGTGAGAGTACATTAGCAAGTAATATGAGGAACAGATTGATTTTGCAGTTTGATGCAGAAAAAGAATAGGCTATATAAGTCCATCCACAAAATAACCAATTGAACCAATAAACCACAGAGACAAAATACGCCTCAGTGATAAAATGAATGGTGAGAATTTATAGGGGACAAATATGAACACAGCAGCAATAGTGGTTATTTGAATGTGattaaatgctgcttttcatttggttttccttctctttctcttttgatGTTTATTGCACAAAGCCAGTTTCAGGTTTTACCCAGGCAAGTTCAAATGTAGTTTTATAGAGTTTTCTGGCTCAAGAATTTACGCTACATGGCTaccctgctccggagcaggttttATTCTGGGTTAGAGATTCCAAACCCAAACTGGACCAATCAACTGTGAGCAAAGTGACATCTGATGCAATAAAGCCACTCCTCCTTATCTCTCACTTCAAATTAAAGCAGTttacaatcaaatatttattattattattatttaaaattcatataatatattcatataattattatatgaactGACAATtacacttaatttttatttttcatatttttaaatgaatcattaacataaaaatgtaaaactatactCACACTTTTCATACTTATATACTTGCATTTGTATACttgtatgtctctcttttttAAGCTCATTGTGAAACTATAtaaattcacaaaacaaacaaaacggcCTCTGTTTCATGCTTTATGCAACAGGCCATAGGACTGCCATAACACCGACTCAAAACACAGTCCAACGtcacatttaaataatcataatttctgAAAAATACAAGAGATGAACTGCAGTATCCTACCATCACTCGATACTTTTATTTGAGTAGCTCCATATCTTTATCATAATGAGTGCATTcataaaatcaaatacaatatCCATTAAAAGTTACTAAATCAAATTAACAATTTCATCtaaaaatgttcaatattttctatcttgaaatatatttttcttcataaaatacTTCACAAATTTGTTTTGTCTGGTGGTCTTTCTGCTTGTCTTGTTCTAATTGGTAATCAAGCAACTTTTACCGCAAAGCTTTTAAAGAGGCAGGGTACAATTTTGAActtgaaataaattgtatttacatgtttattttaatatcttgtaCTTTGGGAGATATTTAGATCAGCTCAAAAATAATCAACTGATCCAGTAATTcagaaatataagtaaaatacaaTCATTTCCTGTTTCATGATGATGAACTGAGGCAGAAGAGTTTTCGAGCCCGCTGTAAATAAAGAATGGGTTGCACAAAACCAGCCAATACATAACAAGGAAAAGCAGGACACCAAAAGTCTAGAAAACTCTTTTGAGTTAGAATGACAAAGAATCCTGTGACAGTAAATTGGGCATATTGGATGGTCATGATCACTGTTGTTATCAGAATAATATAAAATGCTCTTCTCTTCATGTggtttttctcctctctctttctctctcctggtCCTGATTGTTTCAGAGCTATGagaacagccacaagacaaaacaactgagTGAAGAAGAAGAGAAGGGATTGTATTGAGATGAAACATACATATGACACCATGCTAGATAAGATTAAAATAAAGGCACAGAATAAACAGGATCCAATAATAATTATCCAGGCAGCAGTGCAGCAAATCactctatatctgagaggtttgtacttcagaaaggttacaggatgaaccactgcaAGGTAACGCTCAACACACATCAGACAATGAAACAGAGGACGACCAGTGATCCCTAGTCCTTGTAAAAAATATGTTACTATTATGAAGCTTGAAAAGAAATGtgtcagtataataataataataataataataaactttattttataaagcgcCTTTAAAGGCAACTTCTCAAAGCGCTGTACACAACAAGCAATACAAAGCTCAAACAATAAAAGTAACATCAACAatcaaatgctaatttaaaaaaaataagtcttaAGCCTACCTTTAAAAATGTCGTAACCCTGTGCATCCCTAAGATCAGGAGGCAGAGAATTCCAAAGGACAGGAGCATATGAAGAAAAGGCCCTGTCACCCATAGATCGTAAGCGTGTTTGAGGAACAACCAACAAGTTGGATTGTGAAGAACGCAGTCTCCGAGTTGGGGTATAGGAAGTTAACAACTCAGATAAATAATAAGGGGCCAAGCTATGCAATGCTTTATATGTCagcatcataattttaaaatctactCTGAATCggactggaagccagtgtaaggactccaagactggagtgatgtgatTGCATACCCTGGACCCAGTCAATATCCTAGCGGCCGAGTTTTGTACATATTGTAGTTTGTTAAGTGTGGATTTAGAGACTCCGGCTAGAAGGGCGTTACAGTAATCTATCCTAGAGATGACAAAGGAATTCATTAGCTTTTCAGCTACTGAGAAATTTAGCATAGGACACAATCTAGCTATATTTCTGAGGTGAAAAAAGGATGATTTAACTGTACTCTGGACAAAAGAATCAAATGAAAGCCTGGTATCAAAAATAACTCCAAGATTCCTCACTTTAGCTTGAGTAGCCAAAACAGAGCCATCAATAGTTAAGGATAACGAACCAGCTTTTGAAATTTGATGACGGGAACCAATAAGCATAACTTCAGTTTTACTACTATTCAGACACAAAAAATTTGTACTCATCCATTCCTTTATCTCAGAAACACAGCCGGACAGAAAATCAACATCAAGATGTTCACCAGACTTTGAGTGTATATAAATCtgcatatcatcagcataaaagtgataATAGAGGCCAAGCGATCGCAACAACTGTCCAAGTGGTGccagataaatattaaaaagcagaGGGCCCAGGactgagccctgaggaaccccagtaaaAACAGGGCTAATCTCAGACCTGAAACCGCCCATGGAAACGAACTGAGAACGGTCAGTAAAATAAGAATGCCAAACATCGCATTGAGGCTGTTACCAATCTCACAAACAGACAGATTGAGGTTGAAAAACTCTGATGCAACTCCATTTCCAGTTCCTGTAATGATGAGCCATGCAATTTTGGAGTTTATAAGAAAACCAAACAGGAAACATATGCAGAATGCATACATTTCCAGACTGTCCATTAGCCCAAAGGAATGAGTTGTGGAATTTGTAGATGCTTCAGGTGTGGTGAAGTTCACTGTAGAGTTGCTCATCCTCTCAACCAAACAGGAAATTGATgctaaaaaagggggggggggtgatttagGTCTTCTCATACAGTAATTTCACAAATTTCCAAAAGAGAAATATTCCAGAATTGTATGTTATACAATTTTATTGCAGGCCACTTTAATACAGCACTGAGAGTCTTTCTGTAAAAACCAAAATGCATAAGagaactatttatattttttcaactttcatatatgtttacattttgtaagcaactttgtataaagataattctcaactatgttataaatgatttgatataccatttttctttatgcaaaatgtgtgtaaaatggccataaacaggttttctcattatatataatgtatctataaactgaatctaatttgcatattattgtgtttttgggCCAAcatgtactgaaaaaaaagaagtgtaataatgggagtaataattgacaagatttttgtaataatatataatatttcataggaatattgaaatataatttatttccctattcatttgttgtgtctcccaaaatgcgtaataaacatgcttttagtcctggtgtcctcatatgaggccaTGTATGAAATTAATGTTCTGTTTCGcaacaaaaagtcatattttgatttgaaaccccataacattttcctgagatgttgatttatgacataGTTTTAAAATgagtcagatttaaatgataattacaaaatagtaTCATATTTcactaaatatcagtattttttgaAGATCAAGGAAAGAGAGTGGTCATttagtatctctgaaaagccctgcaTGTGCTCTGTACAGGTTATCCAAACTTAAAACTGTGCCATGTATAGTCTCAGacaaaattcactaaaatataatgtcctcatatgatGATGCAGGGTCTCAGGAGGTTAAAACAAATAGATTTCAATACTCTTTTATTTAAAgggtggttgattgtgatttaactttataaataaattaaaatgaatcaaatgttCACTCACCTGAAGAGTGAGTGTCCTGTCTCTGTGGATGTACTGTGTTTTGTGGACTGAATTCACAGCTGTCACAAGAATATAAGGGCACAATTTCATCTGATACACGTCacataaatatatgcaaatattaaaagtaaaaaattaaattgaaaaacacatttgaGAAAATGGAACAAAAACAGAAGATTTTCATGTTGACTGATGTGTTGAACACTTGCAACACTTTATTTACTATCATCCAGTAAATGACCATTTTGACAAACATAATGTGAGATAATGCACAGTATAAAAACATGGAAGAGCAAGAAAACTGACTTTAATATCTAGGAAATAACACATCTCTTTGGAGAAGAATGAAATATGGTGCTCTACaaacatgttttcatgttttatgttgttttgtaatttattctgaCAATGACATGACTGGCTTATTTTGATGTCAGATTGAAATTTATCACCGAGCAACATTTGAATAACATTTATCAACTGACACTTAACTTCAATACTGGGCTGACAAAAATGATTCCTGTCATATAgtcttttttgattaaaaacatctTCTCAAATAAATTTCATAAATCTAAAACTTGTCTGCACAGGTGTAACACATTTAACACCTGATATGCAAATTTGTAAATAGACTGACATTTTTGGGGTCATGCaagaatcgtaaaaaaaaaaaaaaaaaaaaaaaaaaaaaccttacttacTAATTCTTGTACTGAGAAAAGTTGCAAGACAAAATAACTGgatggagaggaagaggaggaattGCAGTGAGAAGAaccatatataaatatcaaataagaCTATAATATAGATGAAGACCAGGCCAGACGTTTATATCTGTCAAAAACTCTGTTAATGAATGTGAGATATACAAACCAAATATCATTATCaattaaatagaacaaagatTTGAGACTGTCATTTCACAAACAGAGAGACTTTGCCAGTCACTTTAATACCCCACTGTGAGTCTTTTTGCAGTACACAAAATCTGAATAAACCAAATAAGAGAAACTAATATTAAATgacttaaacatgaaataattatATCAAATAGAACACTGTTTTTCTTTCATATCCTATGCTTATATGAGCAATCTAAGAGTTTTTGTGgctcacacaatttttttttccttttttttttttttaaatctatcgCTTAAAACTAGTAGATTTCAACCTTCTATTTATTAACTAAACCATATTATGGGCTTTTAAAATTTATACAACCTTAaattgcagcaaaaaaaaaaaggttggctAATATTAAATTGAAAGCAACAAAATTAATGTCACATAAAGAGTGAATGTTGAGTCTGTATGGATGTATATCTCTGTGCTGTTTTTGTAAACTGACTTCACAGCTGTCACAGAAACATATAAGCATGATTTCATCTGACACACGTCACATAAAATAACAGATAGAAAATATTacaagtaaaaatttattttaaaaaaaactgtattatcaGAGTAGTTATATATAGACAATTATATGTTGAatgcttacaaaaaaaattaatgctgtaaatgaaaactgacaaccacaaaaaaaaaaaaaaataataataagataatgcACTGAATACAATCAGGGAACACAAAGAGACTTAATTACTAATCAGTAGTCATTTTCGTTGGTGAAGAATACAATATTTTGTTCtctatatatatgttatatgttagttTTGTAATTTCATCAAACATGACTGACTTGTTTTGAATTAAGACTGAAATTGTCCACCAAGCaacattcaaataacatttatCAACTGACAAAAACAGTAATCTCAAGTAATcttcataaatgtaaatctggCCTGCACAGTTGCAACACATTTAACTAACtttacatgtattaaaaaaaaaaacatataaagaatgtttgagcataaacaatatctgcaaagttacaacaCTAAAAGTTTATTCCATTTATGTAAGCGATTGTTTCTTTGAACTTGAAATCCTGCACAAGTTTACTGtatcctttaataataaaatttgcaCAGTTAATCAAAGgggtggtagagcattgtgttagtagtgcaaaaggtcatgggttcaattcccagggaacacacatactggtaaaaaaaatctaaatgctaaatgcataaatgtaaatacatgtataaacaaCTGGCAGCTGTGATCAACTAAGAACGAAGTGAAACTGTAAATCAGATTGTATGAATAAAGGTAAAAGATTTTCAAACAGTATGCAATTCCACACAATTTTATATAATAGGAGTATTTAACCTTAAGCAGGTTACAGGTTATTTTAATACAGTTCACTTTCATACACCACAGAGTcattctgaaaaacacaaaacaaatgtaatccaatGTTACATGACTTCAGAAGATTAATTGATTATCTGAATTCAAAAAGTAGAGTTTAACTGACTGTTTGCATGGAAATTCCATACAGATCAAGTATATTTCCTTTAAATGGCTTTCACATTCTTAGATTGCTcacaatttttaaaatctatcaaataaaaaaaagtagatCTCAACAGTCACCGGAAGAGTAAATGTCCACAAATCTCTGTGCTGTCCTTTAATTTATAGCGGTCACAAGAATATATATGCATGAACCAGATGCATATATAATGAccagatattaaaatattacaagtaATTATGAATTTCAAAAAGATTGATAGCCTAatgagtaaaaagaaaaaaaaactgcatgttgacTGCATACAACACATACAACAATTAACACTTTATTATCCCACATTTTTGACCACTGTGTGGGTTATGTTGCACAGAAAACTAAGACTAAGAAACCTTTGTGGCTTCATTACATCATGGAAAATACCTCTCTttggaaaataatgcaaaatctgAGTGTTCATATTTTATCTCatattaattgaataatttttGGCTGACCATTAATTTCGATAAGActgcaaaaaaaagttatataatccCAGTTTGACAGGCAAAAAACATAAGTCTTCTTAAACAACCTTCATAATCACTCTGGCCAGCACAGCTACAACACATTTACCATatgccattttattatttatttatttatttatttattcattcattcattcattcattcattcattcattcattcattcattcatttatttattcatttatgtaattGATATGGGTGGTTTATTCTGacgtatttaaaattatttacaaagcaaCATTTGAGTAACATTTATCAACTGACAATTCGAGTGTCGAGTGTAGATAAAGTACAGGCTGAACAAAACCTGCcagtgcaaaaacaaacaaacaaataaataaataaataaataaataaataaataaataaataaataaaatcttaatattttgttgatttaGAATGACAAAGAACCACAGATATACAATGTAGTGTGAGATTTTGACTTCACAATTGCCACAAGAAAATATATGCATGAACCAGATATgacaatattataataaacatgaacTTGAAAAAGATGGATCGCCTTATGGGTAAACACAGGAACAGAAAAAATACTAAGCATTTCGAGTAGGAAATTACATGTTGAACACAACACTTAATTTGCATTAATGCAAAACTGTCATTGCTTCTTTAGCAATAAAGCAATTTATTGGAAAAAATAAGCTGGAAAATTACAAATCGCATGCGATATTTAATGTATCtgtggtaaaatgaagtgaacaaaggaacAAGTTCTTACATCGttcaaaataaagttcatccacacTTTAACCTGCAATGTTGTCTTTTAAGTCCAATGAAATAAACACAGAACAGAGCTAATCTAAAAGTAGCATGAAACAGTCAA comes from the Cyprinus carpio isolate SPL01 chromosome B21, ASM1834038v1, whole genome shotgun sequence genome and includes:
- the LOC122141289 gene encoding C-C chemokine receptor type 8-like; its protein translation is MSNSTVNFTTPEASTNSTTHSFGLMDSLEMYAFCICFLFGFLINSKIAWLIITGTGNGVASEFFNLNLSVCEIGNSLNAMFGILIFFFSSFIIVTYFLQGLGITGRPLFHCLMCVERYLAVVHPVTFLKYKPLRYRVICCTAAWIIIIGSCLFCAFILILSSMVSYVCFISIQSLLFFFTQLFCLVAVLIALKQSGPGERKREEKNHMKRRAFYIILITTVIMTIQYAQFTVTGFFVILTQKSFLDFWCPAFPCYVLAGFVQPILYLQRARKLFCLSSSS